From Ficedula albicollis isolate OC2 chromosome 5, FicAlb1.5, whole genome shotgun sequence, one genomic window encodes:
- the RAG1 gene encoding V(D)J recombination-activating protein 1 encodes MPVASKMDLPEELQHTYTKFSEWKFKLFKLRSFEKTPSEDSQHINKDQTEEAVSSNKEFILHKDEAVPVGEKMELMGNRQALEEDAHAMKTKDDRAHQHNLKHLCRICGVSFKTDSYKKTYPVHGPVDDETLRLLRKKEKTATSWPDLIAKVFKIDVRGDVDTIHPTQFCHNCWSIIHSKYSNTLCEVYFPRNSTMEWQPHSPNCDVCHTTRRGVKRKSQPPSVQRGKRVKTTGERAQLNRSVKNQAQINNKNLMKEIVNCKDIHLSTKLLAVDYPPDFIKSISCQICDHILADPVETTCRHLFCRTCILKCIRVMGSYCPSCWYPCFPTDLVTPVKSFLNILDNLGIRCPVKECDEEIMHGKYGQHLSGHKEMKDRELHSYINKGGRPRQHLLSLTRRAQKHRLRELKRQVKAFAEKEEGGDIKAVCMTLFLLALRAKNEHKQADELEAIMQGRGSGLHPAVCLAIRINTFLSCSQYHKMYRTVKAVSGRQIFQPLHALRTAEKALLPGYHPFEWNPPLKNVSTNTEVGIIDGLSGLPLSIDDYPVDTIAKRFRYDAALVCALKDMEEEILEGMKAKNLDDYLNGPFTVVIKESCDGMGDVSEKHGSGPAVPEKAVRFSFTVMNISIAHGNESKRIFEEVKPNSELCCKPLCLMLADESDHETLTAILSPLIAEREAMKNSELLLEMGGILRTFRFVFRGTGYDEKLVREVEGLEASGSTYICTLCDATRLEASQNLVFHSITRSHAENLERYEIWRSNPYHESVDELRDRVKGVSAKPFIETVPSIDALHCDIGNATEFYRIFQMEIGELYKNPDVSKEERKRWQLTLDKHLRKKMNLKPMLKMSGNFARKLMSKETVEAVCELITCEERHEALKELMDLYLKMKPVWRSSCPAKECPELLCQYSYNSQRFAELLSTKFKYRYEGKITNYFHKTLAHVPEIIERDGSIGAWASEGNESGNKLFRRFRKMNARQSKVYEMEDVLKHHWLYTSKYLQKFMNAHKTLKSQSFTIDSEGSLGDSLPLEVLESNDSEEL; translated from the coding sequence ATGCCAGTAGCATCAAAAATGGACCTACCTGAAGAACTTCAGCATACATATACAAAATTTTCTGAATGGAAATTCAAGCTCTTTAAATTGCGATCATTTGAAAAAACACCCTCTGAAGACAGCCAGCACATAAACAAAGATCAGACAGAAGAGGCTGTTTCTTCAAACAAAGAATTCATTCTGCATAAAGATGAAGCAGTGCCAGTAGGAGAAAAGATGGAGTTAATGGGCAATAGGCAGGCACTTGAGGAAGATGCCCAtgccatgaaaacaaaagaCGATAGAGCTCATCAGCACAATCTGAAGCATCTCTGCCGCATCTGTGGAGTTTCATTTAAAACTGATTCTTACAAGAAAACTTACCCAGTGCATGGGCCAGTGGATGATGAAACTCTGAGGcttctgagaaagaaagaaaaaacagcaaccTCATGGCCAGATCTTATTGCTAAGGTTTTCAAGATTGATGTGCGAGGGGATGTCGATACTATCCATCCCACTCAGTTTTGTCACAATTGTTGGAGTATTATACATAGCAAATACAGTAACACTCTATGTGAAGTATATTTTCCTAGAAACAGCACAATGGAGTGGCAACCCCATTCCCCAAACTGTGATGTGTGCCATACTACCAGAAGAGGAGTCAAGAGAAAAAGCCAGCCCCCAAGTGTACAACGTGGCAAACGTGTCAAAACCACCGGGGAACGTGCTCAGCTAAACAGAAGTGTAAAGAACCAAGCACAGATAAACAACAAGAATTTAATGAAAGAGATTGTCAACTGCAAGGATATACATCTCAGCACCAAGCTGCTTGCAGTTGATTACCCACCAGATTTCATTAAATCCATTTCTTGCCAGATTTGTGATCATATTTTGGCAGATCCAGTGGAAACAACATGCAGACACTTGTTTTGCAGAACCTGCATCCTTAAATGTATCAGGGTTATGGGCAGCTATTGCCCCTCCTGCTGGTATCCTTGCTTTCCTACTGATCTGGTAACCCCAGTGAAATCCTTCCTGAACATCCTTGATAACCTGGGTATAAGATGCCCTGTAAAGGAATGTGATGAAGAGATCATGCATGGAAAGTATGGCCAACACCTCTCTGGCCACAAGGAGATGAAAGACAGAGAGCTCCACAGCTACATAAATAAAGGTGGCCGACCGAGGCAGCACCTGCTGTCCCTGACCAGGAGAGCTCAGAAACATCGTCTGAGGGAACTGAAACGCCAAGTCAAGGCTTTTGCTGAGAAAGAAGAGGGCGGTGATATAAAGGCTGTATGCATGACTTTGTTCTTGCTAGCTTTGAGAGCaaaaaatgaacacaaacaAGCAGATGAACTGGAGGCTATAATGCAAGGGAGGGGATCTGGACTTCATCCCGCTGTCTGTCTGGCCATCCGAATCAACACGTTTCTCAGCTGTAGTCAGTATCATAAAATGTACAGAACAGTAAAAGCTGTCTCTGGGAGGCAGATCTTCCAGCCTTTGCACGCTCTTCGCACTGCTGAGAAAGCCCTCCTCCCAGGGTATCACCCATTTGAGTGGAATCCTCCCCTGAAAAACGTATCCACTAACACAGAAGTGGGAATTATAGATGGACTGTCAGGACTGCCACTCTCAATTGATGATTACCCAGTGGACACAATTGCAAAGAGATTCCGATATGATGCAGCCTTGGTTTGTGCCTTAAAGGACATGGAAGAGGAGATCTTGGAAGGCATGAAAGCAAAAAACCTGGATGACTATTTGAATGGCCCCTTCACGGTGGTAATAAAAGAGTCCTGTGATGGAATGGGAGATGTCAGTGAGAAGCATGGAAGCGGGCCTGCTGTCCCAGAGAAGGCTGTTCGCTTTTCTTTCACAGTCATGAACATTTCTATAGCACATGGGAATGAAAGCAAGAGGATCTTTGAGGAAGTAAAGCCCaattcagagctgtgctgtaaGCCCTTGTGCCTTATGCTGGCTGATGAATCAGATCATGAAACTCTGACAGCAATCCTGAGCCCCCTCATTGCAGAAAGAGAGGCTATGAAAAACAGCGAACTGCTGCTTGAAATGGGAGGCATCCTGAGGACATTTAGATTCGTCTTTAGGGGTACAGGATATGACGAGAAACTCGTGCGGGAAGTGGAAGGGCTGGAGGCCTCAGGCTCCACGTACATTTGTACCCTGTGTGATGCCACCCGCTTGGAGGCATCCCAGAATCTGGTCTTCCACTCCATAACCAGGAGCCACGCTGAAAACCTGGAGCGATATGAAATATGGAGGTCCAACCCGTACCACGAGTCTGTTGATGAGCTCCGGGACAGAGTGAAGGGTGTTTCAGCCAAACCTTTTATTGAGACTGTTCCCTCCATAGATGCATTGCACTGTGACATTGGCAATGCAACGGAATTCTACAGGATCTTCCAGATGGAGATTGGTGAACTTTACAAGAATCCTGACGTGTccaaggaggagaggaagaggtgGCAGCTGACTCTTGACAAACACCTCAGGAAGAAGATGAACCTGAAGCCTATGTTGAAGATGAGTGGAAATTTTGCAAGAAAGCTCATGTCCAAAGAGACTGTAGAGGCAGTATGTGAATTAATAACGTGTGAGGAAAGGCACGAAGCCCTAAAAGAACTAATGGACCTTTACCTGAAGATGAAGCCGGTGTGGCGATCCTCATGCCCCGCCAAGGAGTGCCCAGAACTGCTGTGCCAGTACAGCTACAATTCACAGCGTTTTGCAGAGCTCTTGTCTACAAAGTTCAAGTACAGATATGAGGGCAAGATTACAAATTATTTCCACAAAACACTTGCTCATGTTCCTGAAATCATTGAAAGAGATGGGTCCATTGGGGCCTGGGCAAGCGAAGGGAATGAGTCCGGAAACAAGCTGTTTAGGAGGTTCCGAAAAATGAATGCCAGGCAGTCCAAAGTCTATGAGATGGAGGATGTCTTGAAGCACCACTGGCTGTACACCTCCAAGTACCTCCAGAAGTTCATGAATGCtcataaaacattaaaaagccaGAGCTTCACCATTGATTCAGAGGGTAGTTTAGGTGACTCCTTGCCACTGGAGGTCTTGGAAAGCAATGATTCAGAAGAACTCTAA
- the RAG2 gene encoding V(D)J recombination-activating protein 2, producing the protein MAQSTDKMSLQMVSTVSNSSLLQPGFSLLNFDEHVFFFGQKGWPKRSCPTGVFLLDIKQNELKMKPAFFSKDSCYLPPLRYPALCRLRSDAGADEYQYIIHGGKTPNNDLSDKIYFMSLVNKTSKRMTFQCIEKDLGGDVPEARYGHTINVVHSRGKSVAVLFGGRSYTPLAQRTTEKWNSVVDCLPSVFLIDFEFGCCTSYILPELQDGLSFHVSIARDDTIYILGGHSLQNNTRSPNLYKLKIDLPLGSPAVTCTILPGGISVSSAIVTQISDSEFVLVGGYHSDSQKRLVCNTVVLEDSRIEIVESVSPEWTPDIKHCRTWFGCDMGKGSVLLGIPGANKQIIPDANYFYILRCKGAEEDKEEELIAQICSQTSSEDPGDSTPFEDSEEFCFSAEANSFDADDADTYNEDDEEDESETGYWITCCASCSIDINTWVPFYSTELNKPAMILCSSGAGHWVHAQCMDLSETMLLRLSEANVKYFCNKHVDLNKGLQTPQKVVCLRKPPMKPLRRKKTMKLPTSAKKSFLRRLFE; encoded by the coding sequence ATGGCACAGTCAACAGACAAAATGTCGCTGCAGATGGTATCCACCGTCAGTAACTCATCCTTGCTTCAGCCGGGCTTCTCTCTCCTGAATTTTGATGagcatgttttcttctttggtcAGAAAGGATGGCCGAAGAGATCCTGCCCCACTGGTGTTTTCCTCCTCGATATAAAGCAAAACGAGCTCAAAATGAAGCCTGCCTTCTTCTCCAAAGACTCGTGTTACCTTCCCCCTCTCCGCtaccctgctctctgcaggctcAGAAGCGATGCAGGGGCTGATGAGTACCAGTACATCATCCATGGCGGTAAAACACCTAACAACGACCTTTCTGACAAGATTTACTTTATGAGTCTGGTAAACAAAACTAGCAAGAGAATGACATTCCAGTGCATTGAGAAGGACCTGGGTGGAGATGTCCCTGAAGCTAGATATGGGCATACAATTAATGTAGTTCATAGCCGGGGAAAAAGCGTGGCTGTTCTGTTTGGAGGGAGGTCATATACTCCTCTTGCACAAAGAACCACTGAAAAATGGAACAGTGTAGTTGACTGTTTACCATCTGTGTTTCTCATTGATTTTGAGTTTGGATGCTGTACATCATACATACTTCCAGAGCTTCAAGATGGGCTTTCCTTCCACGTCTCAATTGCCAGAGATGATACAATCTACATCTTGGGAGGCCACTCACTTCAAAATAACACCAGGTCCCCCAACTTATACAAGCTAAAAATTGATCTGCCCCTGGGCAGCCCGGCTGTGACCTGCACCATCCTGCCAGGGGGGATATCAGTGTCAAGTGCTATAGTGACCCAGATCAGTGACTCTGAGTTTGTCCTTGTCGGTGGCTACCACTCAGACAGCCAGAAACGGCTGGTGTGTAACACCGTAGTTCTGGAAGACAGTAGGATAGAGATTGTTGAAAGTGTGAGCCCAGAGTGGACACCAGACATTAAACACTGCAGAACGTGGTTTGGCTGTGATATGGGTAAAGGGTCTGTTTTGCTGGGCATTCCAGGGGCCAACAAACAAATAATCCCAGATGCAAACTACTTCTACATTTTGAGATGCAAAGGGGCAGAAGAGGACAAGGAAGAAGAATTGATAGCACAAATTTGCAGTCAGACATCAAGTGAAGACCCTGGAGACTCCACTCCATTTGAAGATTCGGAGGAGTTTTGCTTTAGTGCTGAAGCCAATAGCTTTGATGCTGACGATGCTGATACTTACAATGAAGATGACGAAGAAGATGAATCAGAAACAGGCTACTGGATCACCTGCTGTGCCAGTTGCAGTATTGACATTAACACCTGGGTCCCTTTCTATTCGACAGAGCTCAACAAGCCTGCCATGATCCTGTGTTCCAGTGGGGCTGGCCACTGGGTACACGCACAGTGTATGGATCTCTCAGAGACCATGCTTCTGCGTCTCTCAGAAGCAAATGTCAAGTACTTCTGCAACAAGCACGTTGACCTTAATAAAGGGCTGCAAACTCCCCAGAAGGTGGTGTGCCTGAGAAAGCCGCCCATGAAACCATTGCGCAGAAAGAAAACCATGAAGTTACCGACATCAGCGAAAAAGTCCTTTCTTCGGAGACTGTTTGAATAG